The genomic stretch AGTCTTCATTTTCAACTTCACGAACGACACGCTGAATCGATCGGTTATCCAAGGTCACAATATCTTCAAAGACAAACATACGCTGCTTGATCTCTTCAGCAAGCTCTGGATCTTGAATTTCTAGAGTATCAATAATAATTTTCTCTGTTGCACGATCCACACCATTTAACACTTCGACAACCGTCTCAATTCCACCAGTATGAGTATAATCTTGGGTCACCGTTGTCGAAAGCTTTCTTTCTAAAATTTGTTCTACCTCACTGATGACTTCTGGAGATGTGCTATCCATTGTAGCAATTCTTCTTGCAATATCACCTTGACGCTCTTGAGGTAAAGATGACAGAATCTGCCCCGCCTGAGCTGGTTCTAAATAGGATAGAATCAAAGCAATTGTTTGCGGATGCTCATGCTGAATAAAGTTTAAAAGTTGCATTGGTTCTGCTTTACGAGCAAAATCGAATGGTCGAACTTGCAAAGATGAAGTTAAACGATTAATAATCATTATGGCTTGTTCAGGACCTAAAGCTTTTTCCAATACTTCCTTGGCATAAGTAATGCCACCTTTTTCTATATAATTCTGAGCAATTGTCATTTGCTCAAATTCTTTTAAAACGGCTTCTTTAATTGCAGGCTCTACTTTTCGCATCGAAGAAATCTCAAACGTTAACTGTTCAATTTCATCTTCGCTTAAATGCTTATAGACGGAAGCGGATGCATCAGGACCAAGGGAAATTAATAAAATAGCTGCTTTTTGCTTGCCTGTTAATTCACTTTTACTTACTACTTTCGCCACTATACTCCCTCCTACTCCTCACTAATCCAAGTGCGCAATAGCTTTGCGAATTCATCTGGTTGCTCACCTGCAAGCTCTTCTAGACGTTTTCTTGACTGCTGTTCTTCACTTAGGACAGGAGGCTTTTGAATAGTTTCAATTGGTTCTTCATACTCACCTTCATATTCATAGAACTCGTCTTTCAATTCCCTTCTACGCTTTAACAATAAGAAAAGAAGTGCAAGGATAACGAGCAGTAAGCCACCACCCACAAAGTATAGCCATGTTGGAATCCCGCTTTGTTGCTGATTAGAGGCTACTTGCTGTTCTTTAAACGGCTGTACGGAAACTACAATTTTGTCGGCAATCTGATTGTCAGTTAACTCCGCACCTTGTTCATCCTTTGAAATTGACGTACGAACAATTGTGCTTAACACTTGCTGAATGTCATCCTCTAAACTCCCAGCTAGTTCACCTTCACCGTTTGCATTAGAAGGATCAATCATTACTTGAATTCCTAAATCACGAACTTTATAAGGACTCTCTACGATTTCTTTACGAATTCTATTTACTTCGTTATTAATTCGTTCTTCTGCTTTTTCATAATCCCCGCTATCATTGCTTCCACTTTCAACATAATTTGTTGTATCTTCTTCACCAGTTCCTGCAATCCCACCGTCTTCAGGATTCTTTCCGGTAAACGTCTCATTGATTCTCTCTACGCTTACTGCAAGGCCTTCCATATTTTCTTTATCTACAGGTTCAACTAGATTCTCTTCTCGGTTCTCCTGCGTAAAGTCAATATCAGCGGTTACAGAAACCATGACTTTGTCTTGTCCAACCAATCTACCTAACATTTGTTGAACTTGACGCTGAACATCACGTTCAATTTCTTTTTTAATACCGTGCTGAGTAGCAAAACTAGATGAATTAGACATTTCTTCGCTGCTCTTTAAGTCGAAATATTCAAAGTTTTGATTCATAATTACGATATTATCCGTAGGTAAATTTGGAACACTTTTTGAAACCAAATGATAGAGAGATTTTATTTGCCCCTCATCGAATTTGTAGCCTGGCTGTGTATTTAAAACAATTGATGCTGAAGCTTCTCCCTGCTCATCTTTCACCCAAACACTTTCTTCCGGCAAACTAATCATCACGTTTGCATTATTGACACCTTGGATATTCTTCATCAGGTTAGCTATTTCTGTTTGCATAGCTTCCAGCTTCACAACGTTAAATTCATTATCTGTCATACCAAATCCAGCATTTTGTCCAAAGAAGGAATAATCGATGCTCCCGCTGTCTGGTATACCTTGTGCAGCAAGATCCACCTTTAATGAATCAACATGTTGTTCCGGTACTGAAATAACCGTTCCGTTTTCTGAGATTTCAGAAGGGATCTTTCTTGTATCCAGTTCTGCTTTAATTTGACCTGTTTCCTGTACGGACAAGTTGCTGTATAGGGGGACAAACTTCTCATTCGTTGCTACTAAAGAAATAGCAATAAGGGCAATTAGTAGCGCCAGGGGGCCACCAATGATTAAGCCTTTTTGAATCTTAGTGCGCTTTGACCAGAACGCACCTATCTGATTTTTATAGAGTGCTAGTTTTTCATTCATTACAATCCTCCGGCTATTACTTGTTTTCTATCTAGGGATGAAATAACCGCAACCATTTATTACATCTGCATACGCATCATTTCTTGATATGCTTCAACAGCTTTATTACGTATTTCAATTGTCGTCTGCATCGCGATACTGGCTTTTTGTGATACAATCATGACATTATGTAAATCAATTTTCTCTCCACGAGCTAACTTTTCCGTGGCCAAATCTGATGCCTTTTGTGCATTATTTACTTTGTTTAACGATTCTTTTAAAAGATTTGAAAATTCACTATGAGCTTCTTTAACTGTCCCTGTGTTTGATACTTTCTCAGTTAGTATCGGCATTTGATGCTGAATTGCTTGAATCATACTTTTTCACCTTACTTTCCTATTTCCAATGCTTTCAATAATAAATTTTTATTTGCGTTTAACACTGTAACGTTCGCTTCATATGATCTTGTTGCACCAATTAAATCCGTCATCTCTTTTAATGGATCCACATTTGGAAGTTGAACATATCCTTCTTCGTTTGCATCAGGATGCGTTGGGTTATAGACAAGCTTAAAAGGGGATTGATCTTCTGTTACTGCCTTAACTCTCACACCGCCCGCTGAGCTTTTACTCATTTCACTTTGTAGTAACGAAGAAAAGCTTGAACCACCGCTCGATTGCAGTGCAACCATTTTTCTGCGATATGGCTGCCATTCTCCATTTACAAGTTCACTTCTCGTTGTTTCGGCATTCGCCATATTAGAAGAAATAACATCCATTCGCAGTCGATTAGCAGTTAAAGCTGAGCCAGATATGCTGAGGTTTTGAAATATTGACATCTCTATTTCCCTCCTCTAACGACAGTTTGTAGAGAATTAAATTTACCGTTAAGACGATCAATTAATGCTTCATAATAAATTTGATTTTCTGCCATTGCAGTCATTTCTTTATCTAAATCAATTCCGTTACCATTTTCTTGGTATGCGTAATTTGTTGTTGAAATAACAGCTGCTTGTTCCGATGATTTTGAGAATTCAATATGCTTCTCATTTGTGCGATAAGCTTTCAATGAATGTTGAAGCTCTGCCTGAAATTGATTCTTTCGAGATACATCTTTAGCCTTATAGTTTGGCGTATCTACATTTGCAATGTTTTGAGAAATTGTTTGCTGCTTAAGCATTGAATAGTTCAGACCATGCTCTAATGACTGAATTGTTCCTGAAAATAAACTCATATAGGACACCTACTTACCATGTTTGGTTTTTTGACAAATTTCGACTTTTATACCATAAAGCCTATTGTAAAAAAAAGTATGGTTCTTGTCTATACCTAACAAGGAACTTTTGTACTACATTACTAAAATTTATCATTGAATTAACAAATCTATTTTAACACCTATAAAATAGGTTCGTGCTCTTTTTTCGACAAAATACACTAAATATAATTAATAAGACTCTTATAAATTACTTTTAATGTAATTTATAAGAGTCTTAAATACTAAAAATTGAAAGATTAATCGATTTTAAGTATAGTCTTAATGGATTATATTTATTCAAATTAACTAGTTCTTTATGATCTTTTGGTGTTTCAATTAAAAATTAAACAAAAATGATAATAGTTCTATTAACTCGCATTTTATATAAAAAAGGTACTTTTTCAGGAGAGAAACCTTAACAAAAAAAGAGACCTTTGACTGCTAGTCAAAGGTCTCTTTACTCTAACGATTAGTTTGATTTTAATTTTGCTAATTCAACAAGAAACTTGCTGTTTAATACTTTAATATACGTTCCTTTCATTCCTAGAGAACGTGACTCAATTACACCAGCACTTTCAAGCTTACGAAGTGCATTTACAATTACAGAGCGTGTAATTCCTACACGGTCAGCAATTTTACTTGCTACTAATAAACCTTCATTGCCATTTAACTCTTCAAAAATATGCTCAATTGCTTCTAACTCACTGTATGATAGTGAACTAATAGCCATTTGAACAACTGCTTTACTACGAGCTTCCTCTTCAATCTCTTCAGCTTTCTCACGAAGAATCTCCATACCAACTACAGTTGCCCCATATTCAGCTAGGATTAAATCATCATCTGCAAAGTTACGATCTAAACGAGCTAATACTAACGTACCTAATCTTTCCCCTCCACCAATAATTGGAACGATTGTTGTTAAACCAGCTTCAAAAAGCTCTTTGTTTTCAACAGGGAACGCTGTGTATTCGCTATTAATATCTAAGTTTGAAGATGTTTCAGAAATGTTGAATAAGTTTTGCGTATACTCTTCTGGGAATTGACGTGCTTCTAACATACCCTTCATACGGTCATTTTCAATCTGTTGTTTAACTGCAATTCCTAACAACTTACCGCGACGACTAACGACAAACACGTTTGACTCGATAACTTCGCATAAAGTTTCAGCCATTTCTTTAAAGTTTACTGGTTTCCCAGCAGCCTTTTGTAACATCGCATTAATCTTTCTAGTTTTTCCTAATAAATCCATTATTCTTGTTCCTCCTGAAATCTCTATTCTATACCTATAAAATAAATTGACTTAAATCTTTATTTTTCGCAATCTTTTCTAACTTACTTTCCACGTATTGAGGAGTAATAACGATCTTTTCTAACGTGACTTCTGGCGCTTCAAATGATAGGTCTTCGAGTAACCTTTCAAGAATAGTATGAAGTCTTCTTGCCCCAATATTATCCGTATCTTGGTTAACATGAAAGGCAATTTCTGCAATCTTACGTATAGCATCGTCAGAAAATTCAATTTGTATACCTTCAGTTTCCAATAATGCTACATATTGTTTTAATAGTGCATTATCTGGTTCAACTAAAATACTCATAAAATCTTCTACCGTTAATTTTGTCAACTCAACACGAATTGGAAAACGCCCTTGTAATTCCGGAATTAAATCCGAAGGCTTGGAAACATGAAACGCACCCGCAGCAATAAATAACACATGATCTGTCTTAATTGCTCCATACTTTGTTACAATTGTAGAACCTTCTACAATTGGAAGGATATCGCGTTGCACACCTTCACGTGATACATCCGCCGAAGAAGAATTACCGCTTTTTTGAGCAATTTTGTCAATTTCATCAATAAAGATAATTCCATACTGTTCTGCACGATGAATGGCTTCTTGTGTCACTTCATCCATATCAATTAATTTTTGTGCTTCTTCGTTTGTTAACACTTTACGAGCTTCTTTCACCGTAAGTTTACGCTTTTTCTGTTTCTTTGGCATAAAGTTACTTAAAGCATCTTGCATATTCATCCCCATCTGTTCCATACCCGAACCTTGAAGCATATCAAACATTGAAGGTTGCTGTTCTTCTACCTCAATTGTTACATAATGATCCTCAAGCTCTCCAAGGGCTAACTGATGAGCGACTTGCTTACGCTTTGTTTCAACATTTACTTCTTCTTCTTGTTCTGCTTGAGTATCGGCTTGCTGTGAATTATTGGAGAAAATCATTTCAAATGGATTTTTAAATGCCTGTTGCTTTTTCTTGCTTGGAACTAAAAGTTCAACAAGACGCTTATTGGCATTTCTTTGCGCACTATCCGATACAGAAACCATTTTTTCTTCTTTCACTAATCGAACTGATGTCTCCACTAAATCACGGACCATTGATTCTACATCACGACCAACGTAACCTACTTCTGTAAACTTTGTTGCTTCTACTTTAATAAAGGGTGCACCAACAAGCTTCGCAAGTCTGCGTGCAATCTCTGTTTTACCAACACCAGTGGGCCCAATCATTAAAATGTTTTTGGGAACAACTTCATCTTTCAAAGCTTCATTTAGTAAGCTACGTCGATAACGATTTCTTAGCGCAACGGCAACCGCTTTTTTTGCACTTGTTTGGCCAACAATATATTGATCAAGCTTTTCAACTATTTGTCGAGGCGTTAAATGAGAATTCATAGAAAATCCCCTTTCCTACAGTTCTTCTACAATAATTTGATTATTCGTATACACACAAATCTCACTTGCAACATCCAAAGCAGCTTTTGCAATTTCTTTTGCAGTTAAATGTTCTCCGGCATGCTGTTTTAATGCACGGCCAGCCGATAATGCATAATTCCCACCAGAACCGATAGCTAAAATTCCATCATCAGGCTCAATGACCTCACCTGTTCCCGAAACCAATAATAGGCTATCTCTGTTCATCACAATCAGCATAGCTTCTAGTTTGCGTAAAACTTTATCACTTCGCCATTGCTTTGCTAATTCAACTGATGCACGCTGTAAATTGCCATTATATTCTTCTAGCTTGCTCTCAAACATTTCGAACAATGTGAACGCATCAGCAACTGAACCTGCAAACCCGGCTAAAACCTGTCCTTGAAATAAGCGACGCACTTTTTTAGCTGTATGCTTCATTACAACAGCATTTCCAAACGTCACTTGCCCATCACCTGACATAGCGCATTGACCATTATGTTGAACGGCAAAAATCGTTGTAGCATGAAATGTAGACATAATAACTAACTCCTCCTTCTATGCACGAGGATGATGATTCATATATACTGTTTTTAACCGATCCTTCGTTACATGCGTATATATTTGAGTTGTGGATAAATTTTCATGACCAAGTAGCTCTTGAACCGTACGTAAGTCAGCTCCTTCGTTTAATAAGTGCGTAGCAAAGGTATGACGTAAAACGTGAGGACTAATATGTATGTTCTCTGCTGTTTTATTCATAAGGTTTTCAATAACTAACCGAATACCTCGATCCGTCAATGGTGTTCCGCGATTATTTAAAAAGAGCGCATTCGTTTTGGTAGCGCTTTTGCTTTTTAACTGCACTCGCCCATTCTGTATATATGTATGAAGAGAATTCTTTGCATATTTACCAAATGGAACGTAGCGCTGTTTTTTTCCTTTTCCATGCACAAGAAGCGTTTGAAGTGAAAAGTCAATATCACTTAGCTGAATGGTTGCACATTCGCTCACACGAATTCCCGTAGCATACATTAATTCAAGGATTGCTTGATTACGTTGCCCGAGAGGCGTACTATGATCATTTAGTTCAAACAGTTTCATCAGCTCTTCAGCATAAAGAAAGCGCGGCGTGTACTGATCTTTTTTCGGCAATGAAACAAGCACAAACGGATTTTCAATCACTATTTGTTCACGATACAAGTATCGATAAAAGCTTCGTAAACACGAAATCTTTCTCGACATTGATTTTTTTGAATATGACTTTTCATATAACCTTGTTAAAAACAGTCTCGCATCTGCATATGTAACATCTTGTAAATTTTGTATTTGTTCTGCTTCTAAAAAAGAAATGAACGACTCAATATCTTTTTCATAGCAATCAACTGTATATTGTGAATAGTTCTTTTCAATTTGTAAATATTCTAGGAAGGAATTTAAAGAAACTTTAACAAATTCCACTCATATCACCTCACAAGGGCTACTAAATATTATCACAATTCAGTAGCCCTTGCAAATAATTTCGTTATTTTGTTGTAAAATTCTGAATAGTTTCTAATGCTCTTGTAGCCAGCGCTTCATTTCGCTCTTTTTTGTTTTTGATACGGACTTCTAGCTCTTTAAACAAGCCAAAATTTGCGTTCATCGGTTGGAAATTTTTCGCGCTCGTATGCGTGATGTAGTGAGCCATACTTCCAATCGCTGTTTCTTGAGGCAACACGACTAGCTCTTCCCCTAACACGTAACGGGCTGCATTCATTCCAGCCATTAAACCGCTAGCAGCAGATTCAACATAACCTTCTACTCCGGTCATTTGACCAGCAAAAAACAAGTCATCGCGTTCGCGATACTGATAAGTTGGACGAAGTAGCTTCGGAGAGTTAATGAACGTATTGCGGTGCATTACTCCATAGCGAACAACTTCAGCATTTTCAAGGCCAGGAATTAAGCTTAATACTTCTTTTTGAGCTCCCCATTTTAAGTGCGTTTGGAAGCCGACAATATTATAAAGAGTCCCTGCTGCATCGTCTTGACGTAGTTGTACAACTGCATAAGGTCGTTTACCTGTTTTTGGATCTTCTAAACCTACAGGCTTAAGTGGACCAAACAGCATCGTTTTTTCTCCGCGCGCTGCCATTACTTCAATTGGCATACAACCCTCAAAGTAGATCTCCTTTTCAAACTCTTTTAAGGGTACAACTTCAGCATCAATTAATGCTTGATGAAACTTCGTAAATTCTTCTTTTGTCATTGGGCAGTTTAAATACGCTGCTTCCCCTTTATCATAACGTGACTTTAAGTATACTTTGTCCATATCAATGCTGTCTTTTTCAATGATTGGAGCTGCCGCATCATAAAAGTAAAGATAGTCTTCACCTGTTAAAGTACGGAGTTGTTCTGATAAATCCTTTGATGTCAATGGACCTGTTGCAATAATTGTTGGCCCTTCTGGAATCTTTGTAATTTCTTCGTGTACAACTTCAACATTCGGGTGGTTTTTTACACTTTCAGTAACGCGCGCTGCGAACTCATGACGATCTACAGCTAAAGCGCCACCTGCCGGAACTGCGCACGCATCTGCTGATTCGATAATAATTGAGTCTAGCTTACGCATCTCTTCTTTTAATACTCCAACTGCATTTGTTAAAGTGTTCGCACGCAGTGAATTACTACATACTAATTCTGCAAATTTATCTGTATGATGCGCTGGTGTCTGCTTTACCGGACGCATTTCATAAAGTCTTACTTTTAATCCTCTTTTCGCAATTTGCCAAGCAGCCTCGCTTCCAGCAAGACCGGCACCGATTACGTTAATTACTTGTTCTGTCATGTTCAATCCTCCAACTAAAATATCAAACAAAGAAGTATTATAACATACCTTTTTTCTGTTTGTTTAATCGTTTATTTCCACTCGCTGCTACTTTTTTTCTCAAAAAAATACGACGCCATGTAAATGAGTCGCTAAGAACGTTTCCATTTTAGCACACTACCTCATGTCGTCGCACTTATATCCTTCATAAAAATCCATCATTCATCGTTACAATTTATTCCACAGAGCTGATTGTACTTCTTATTGCTGCGTTTCTTCCTTATAATCACAGCTTGTGCACACTACCTGCGTTCCTTTTTTCTGCTTTTTCTCTACGAGTAAACTCTCACATTTTGGACATTTTCTAGCAATTGGCTTATCCCAAGAGATAAATTCACAGCTAGGAAAACGATCACAGCCGTAGAAAGTACGTTTCTTCTTGGATTTGCGTTCTACGATGTTTCCTTCTTCACACGTTGGACACTTCACACCAATTTCTTTAACAATTGGCTTCGTATTGCGGCATTCCGGGAAATTTGAACATGCCATGAACTTTCCATAGCGTCCCATTTTAAATACCATTGGTGATCCACAAGATTCACAGTCTTCTCCAGCAGGTTCGTCTTTGATCTCTACTTCTCGCATTTCTTTTTCTGCTTTTTCAAGCCTCTTTTCAAAATCGCGATAAAATTCGTCAATAACTTTAACCCACTGCACGCTTCCTTCTTCCACTTTATCAAGATCGGTTTCCATTTTAGCTGTGAATTCAACATCTAAAATTTCAGGGAAGAATTCTAAAATAAGTTCTAGCACAATTCCACCAAGCTCAGTTGGTACAAAGCGCTTATTCTCTAGAGCAACATATCCGCGCTTTTGTATCGTATCAAGCGTTGGTGCA from Bacillus sp. 1780r2a1 encodes the following:
- the fliG gene encoding flagellar motor switch protein FliG, with the protein product MAKVVSKSELTGKQKAAILLISLGPDASASVYKHLSEDEIEQLTFEISSMRKVEPAIKEAVLKEFEQMTIAQNYIEKGGITYAKEVLEKALGPEQAIMIINRLTSSLQVRPFDFARKAEPMQLLNFIQHEHPQTIALILSYLEPAQAGQILSSLPQERQGDIARRIATMDSTSPEVISEVEQILERKLSTTVTQDYTHTGGIETVVEVLNGVDRATEKIIIDTLEIQDPELAEEIKQRMFVFEDIVTLDNRSIQRVVREVENEDLLLSLKVASEEVKDIIFRNMSKRMVDTFTEEMEYMGPVRLKDVEEAQSRIVGAIRRLEDMGEVVIARGGGDDIIV
- the fliF gene encoding flagellar M-ring protein FliF, producing the protein MNEKLALYKNQIGAFWSKRTKIQKGLIIGGPLALLIALIAISLVATNEKFVPLYSNLSVQETGQIKAELDTRKIPSEISENGTVISVPEQHVDSLKVDLAAQGIPDSGSIDYSFFGQNAGFGMTDNEFNVVKLEAMQTEIANLMKNIQGVNNANVMISLPEESVWVKDEQGEASASIVLNTQPGYKFDEGQIKSLYHLVSKSVPNLPTDNIVIMNQNFEYFDLKSSEEMSNSSSFATQHGIKKEIERDVQRQVQQMLGRLVGQDKVMVSVTADIDFTQENREENLVEPVDKENMEGLAVSVERINETFTGKNPEDGGIAGTGEEDTTNYVESGSNDSGDYEKAEERINNEVNRIRKEIVESPYKVRDLGIQVMIDPSNANGEGELAGSLEDDIQQVLSTIVRTSISKDEQGAELTDNQIADKIVVSVQPFKEQQVASNQQQSGIPTWLYFVGGGLLLVILALLFLLLKRRRELKDEFYEYEGEYEEPIETIQKPPVLSEEQQSRKRLEELAGEQPDEFAKLLRTWISEE
- the fliE gene encoding flagellar hook-basal body complex protein FliE → MIQAIQHQMPILTEKVSNTGTVKEAHSEFSNLLKESLNKVNNAQKASDLATEKLARGEKIDLHNVMIVSQKASIAMQTTIEIRNKAVEAYQEMMRMQM
- the flgC gene encoding flagellar basal body rod protein FlgC, with the translated sequence MSIFQNLSISGSALTANRLRMDVISSNMANAETTRSELVNGEWQPYRRKMVALQSSGGSSFSSLLQSEMSKSSAGGVRVKAVTEDQSPFKLVYNPTHPDANEEGYVQLPNVDPLKEMTDLIGATRSYEANVTVLNANKNLLLKALEIGK
- the flgB gene encoding flagellar basal body rod protein FlgB; translated protein: MSLFSGTIQSLEHGLNYSMLKQQTISQNIANVDTPNYKAKDVSRKNQFQAELQHSLKAYRTNEKHIEFSKSSEQAAVISTTNYAYQENGNGIDLDKEMTAMAENQIYYEALIDRLNGKFNSLQTVVRGGK
- the codY gene encoding GTP-sensing pleiotropic transcriptional regulator CodY, with the protein product MDLLGKTRKINAMLQKAAGKPVNFKEMAETLCEVIESNVFVVSRRGKLLGIAVKQQIENDRMKGMLEARQFPEEYTQNLFNISETSSNLDINSEYTAFPVENKELFEAGLTTIVPIIGGGERLGTLVLARLDRNFADDDLILAEYGATVVGMEILREKAEEIEEEARSKAVVQMAISSLSYSELEAIEHIFEELNGNEGLLVASKIADRVGITRSVIVNALRKLESAGVIESRSLGMKGTYIKVLNSKFLVELAKLKSN
- the hslU gene encoding HslU--HslV peptidase ATPase subunit, with the protein product MNSHLTPRQIVEKLDQYIVGQTSAKKAVAVALRNRYRRSLLNEALKDEVVPKNILMIGPTGVGKTEIARRLAKLVGAPFIKVEATKFTEVGYVGRDVESMVRDLVETSVRLVKEEKMVSVSDSAQRNANKRLVELLVPSKKKQQAFKNPFEMIFSNNSQQADTQAEQEEEVNVETKRKQVAHQLALGELEDHYVTIEVEEQQPSMFDMLQGSGMEQMGMNMQDALSNFMPKKQKKRKLTVKEARKVLTNEEAQKLIDMDEVTQEAIHRAEQYGIIFIDEIDKIAQKSGNSSSADVSREGVQRDILPIVEGSTIVTKYGAIKTDHVLFIAAGAFHVSKPSDLIPELQGRFPIRVELTKLTVEDFMSILVEPDNALLKQYVALLETEGIQIEFSDDAIRKIAEIAFHVNQDTDNIGARRLHTILERLLEDLSFEAPEVTLEKIVITPQYVESKLEKIAKNKDLSQFIL
- the hslV gene encoding ATP-dependent protease subunit HslV gives rise to the protein MSTFHATTIFAVQHNGQCAMSGDGQVTFGNAVVMKHTAKKVRRLFQGQVLAGFAGSVADAFTLFEMFESKLEEYNGNLQRASVELAKQWRSDKVLRKLEAMLIVMNRDSLLLVSGTGEVIEPDDGILAIGSGGNYALSAGRALKQHAGEHLTAKEIAKAALDVASEICVYTNNQIIVEEL
- the xerC gene encoding tyrosine recombinase XerC → MEFVKVSLNSFLEYLQIEKNYSQYTVDCYEKDIESFISFLEAEQIQNLQDVTYADARLFLTRLYEKSYSKKSMSRKISCLRSFYRYLYREQIVIENPFVLVSLPKKDQYTPRFLYAEELMKLFELNDHSTPLGQRNQAILELMYATGIRVSECATIQLSDIDFSLQTLLVHGKGKKQRYVPFGKYAKNSLHTYIQNGRVQLKSKSATKTNALFLNNRGTPLTDRGIRLVIENLMNKTAENIHISPHVLRHTFATHLLNEGADLRTVQELLGHENLSTTQIYTHVTKDRLKTVYMNHHPRA
- the trmFO gene encoding FADH(2)-oxidizing methylenetetrahydrofolate--tRNA-(uracil(54)-C(5))-methyltransferase TrmFO, whose translation is MTEQVINVIGAGLAGSEAAWQIAKRGLKVRLYEMRPVKQTPAHHTDKFAELVCSNSLRANTLTNAVGVLKEEMRKLDSIIIESADACAVPAGGALAVDRHEFAARVTESVKNHPNVEVVHEEITKIPEGPTIIATGPLTSKDLSEQLRTLTGEDYLYFYDAAAPIIEKDSIDMDKVYLKSRYDKGEAAYLNCPMTKEEFTKFHQALIDAEVVPLKEFEKEIYFEGCMPIEVMAARGEKTMLFGPLKPVGLEDPKTGKRPYAVVQLRQDDAAGTLYNIVGFQTHLKWGAQKEVLSLIPGLENAEVVRYGVMHRNTFINSPKLLRPTYQYRERDDLFFAGQMTGVEGYVESAASGLMAGMNAARYVLGEELVVLPQETAIGSMAHYITHTSAKNFQPMNANFGLFKELEVRIKNKKERNEALATRALETIQNFTTK